From Triticum aestivum cultivar Chinese Spring chromosome 4A, IWGSC CS RefSeq v2.1, whole genome shotgun sequence, a single genomic window includes:
- the LOC123085696 gene encoding nifU-like protein 1, chloroplastic, translating to MEASLTAAAAATSSFPPQIRRRIIKFNPLVLPRRPQFGDSKIRTANFRGHLAAASASTPPPPGGGLYSAATYELTPDNVDRVLDDVRPYLISDGGDVAVVSVEDGVVSLRLEGACSSCPSSTTTMNMGIERVLKEKFGDAIKDIRQVFDGDQQPEETTPEAVNRHLDILRPAIANYGGSVEVLAVDGEDCLVKYDGPESIGSGVKAAIKEKFPDITNVVFTQ from the exons ATGGAGGCGTCGCTGACCGCGGCCGCCGCCGCTACCTCGTCGTTTCCGCCGCAAATCCGTCGCCGAATCATCAAATTCAACCCGCTCGTGCTCCCTAGGCGACCCCAATTCGGGGACTCCAAGATCCGGACCGCCAACTTCCGGGGAcacctggctgcggcctcggcatccacgccgccgccgccgggaggcgGCCTGTACTCGGCGGCGACGTACGAACTGACGCCGGATAACGTCGACCGCGTCCTCGACGACGTGCGCCCCTACCTCATCTCCGACGGCGGCGACGTCGCCGTCGTGTCCGTAGAGGACGGCGTCGTCTCCCTTAGGCTTGAAG GGGCGTGCAGCAGTTGTCCCAGCTCGACGACGACGATGAACATGGGCATCGAGCGAGTGCTCAAGGAGAAGTTCGGTGACGCCATCAAGGACATCCGCCAGGTGTTCGACGGGGACCAGCAGCCGGAGGAGACGACGCCTGAG GCGGTGAACCGGCACCTGGACATACTGCGGCCGGCGATCGCGAACTACGGCGGGAGTGTTGAGGTGCTTGCCGTTGACGGCGAGGACTGCCTGGTTAAGTATGACGGCCCAGAGTCCATCGGGAGTGGAGTGAAGGCAGCCATCAAGGAGAAGTTCCCCGACATCACGAACGTGGTGTTCACCCAGTGA